One stretch of Muribaculum intestinale DNA includes these proteins:
- a CDS encoding RnfABCDGE type electron transport complex subunit G, which produces MKKLPSTLLNMVLSLGIITIVASSLLAWVNSLTAGPIEEAQQKEEIEAIKSVTPPFDNNPKSQEWKWTPDNDTIPFMVYPAMENGNLVGAAVKGYTKNGFGGEIRIMYGFSTDGSVTGYQVLSHAETPGLGAKMQEWFRMDIGNRSVIGKNPTTTSMYVAKDAGGAIDGITAATITSRAFLETLRNCFTAFEAYKTDHGFSTTPSCMAGEGTTGATTHTSSKE; this is translated from the coding sequence ATGAAGAAATTACCATCCACATTATTGAATATGGTGCTGTCGCTCGGCATCATCACAATCGTGGCCTCCTCCCTTCTGGCATGGGTCAACAGCCTCACCGCCGGTCCGATTGAAGAGGCTCAGCAGAAAGAAGAGATTGAGGCTATCAAATCGGTAACACCACCATTCGACAATAACCCCAAAAGTCAGGAATGGAAATGGACACCGGACAACGACACCATACCGTTTATGGTATATCCGGCCATGGAGAATGGCAATCTGGTGGGAGCGGCCGTAAAGGGCTACACTAAAAACGGATTCGGAGGCGAAATCCGTATCATGTACGGATTCAGTACCGACGGCTCAGTCACCGGATATCAGGTGCTCTCACATGCTGAGACACCCGGCCTTGGCGCCAAGATGCAGGAATGGTTCCGCATGGATATAGGCAACCGCAGCGTCATCGGTAAAAATCCCACAACCACATCAATGTATGTAGCAAAGGATGCAGGAGGCGCCATCGACGGCATCACCGCGGCTACAATCACATCCCGCGCCTTTCTTGAGACCCTGCGCAATTGTTTCACTGCTTTCGAAGCCTATAAGACCGACCACGGATTCTCCACCACTCCATCATGCATGGCCGGCGAGGGAACTACCGGAGCCACTACCCACACATCATCTAAAGAGTAA
- a CDS encoding SoxR reducing system RseC family protein: protein MEYSLRHHGIVTGISSRTLSVSIASGADCSGCAVKSVCHPGGKPQDEIIVKATIPRSERTSNFHIGDKVEISITTSKRMRAILMALVMPCLLLVCGTFTAIWLGTSQTMAATMGIAVTAIYYIILYICRDRLLANPEWIVSG, encoded by the coding sequence ATGGAATATTCACTGCGCCATCACGGCATAGTGACCGGCATAAGCTCACGGACGCTATCGGTATCGATAGCGTCCGGAGCCGATTGCTCCGGATGTGCGGTCAAGTCGGTATGTCATCCGGGCGGAAAACCGCAGGATGAGATTATTGTCAAAGCCACTATTCCCCGCTCGGAAAGAACCAGTAATTTCCACATAGGCGACAAAGTGGAAATATCCATCACTACTTCAAAGCGTATGCGAGCCATACTTATGGCGCTTGTCATGCCATGCCTGCTGTTGGTCTGCGGTACATTCACAGCCATATGGCTGGGCACATCACAGACGATGGCCGCCACAATGGGAATTGCCGTCACCGCAATCTATTATATCATTCTGTATATCTGTCGCGACAGACTGTTAGCTAATCCCGAATGGATTGTATCAGGATAA
- a CDS encoding RnfABCDGE type electron transport complex subunit B, translated as MSIISAIIVLGGIGLLSAAILYVVSKRFYVKEDPRIALVEELLPGANCGSCGRSGCHDFACTCATAASLDNLVCPGAGEEAMKKIADIVGLAPNIAKPQVAVLKCYGTCENRPMTASYDGPASCAMLHTTGSGTTSCPFGCLGCGDCVKACRFGAMYMDPVTGLPVIDPEKCTGCGACSKVCPRHIIELRDKWPRGMRVWVACSNREKGAVARKECNAACIGCGKCMKACPHDAVSVTDNLAYIDFTKCKLCRKCVLACPTSAIHDAGFPISAADMAAIAERKRKEAEAKKAKESNVEPKD; from the coding sequence ATGTCCATAATCAGTGCAATTATCGTGCTTGGAGGGATTGGGTTGCTGAGTGCAGCCATCCTTTATGTAGTATCCAAGCGATTTTATGTCAAAGAAGACCCGCGCATTGCTTTGGTGGAAGAACTCCTCCCGGGAGCCAACTGTGGAAGTTGTGGCCGGTCGGGATGCCACGATTTCGCATGTACATGCGCTACGGCTGCGTCTCTTGACAATCTCGTGTGCCCCGGTGCAGGCGAGGAGGCAATGAAAAAAATTGCCGATATTGTCGGACTCGCACCAAACATTGCCAAGCCACAGGTAGCAGTACTCAAATGCTATGGTACATGCGAGAACAGACCGATGACCGCCAGCTACGACGGGCCGGCATCGTGTGCCATGTTACACACCACAGGTTCAGGTACCACATCATGTCCTTTCGGATGCCTTGGGTGCGGCGACTGTGTGAAAGCATGCCGTTTCGGTGCCATGTATATGGATCCTGTGACAGGCTTGCCGGTCATTGACCCGGAAAAATGCACCGGGTGCGGAGCGTGCTCAAAAGTATGTCCGCGCCATATAATCGAACTCCGCGACAAATGGCCGCGGGGCATGCGCGTATGGGTAGCCTGCTCCAACCGCGAGAAGGGAGCTGTGGCTCGCAAAGAATGCAACGCAGCCTGCATCGGATGTGGCAAATGCATGAAAGCATGCCCTCACGACGCAGTGTCGGTAACTGACAATCTTGCATATATCGACTTTACGAAATGCAAGCTATGCCGCAAATGCGTGCTCGCCTGTCCGACAAGCGCTATCCACGACGCCGGATTCCCCATATCGGCGGCCGATATGGCTGCAATTGCCGAGCGCAAGCGCAAAGAGGCGGAAGCCAAAAAAGCAAAGGAAAGCAATGTTGAACCGAAAGATTGA
- the rsxC gene encoding electron transport complex subunit RsxC, with protein MRTFHIGGVHPPENKLTESAKIINTELPREVTLTFGQHIGAPARCLVKKGDYVDRGSVIAEASGFVSANVHTPISGTVTKVDQIKMPNGMPSPSVTIAALDDDHEKDLRTISDLTPLRGDDEIEALDPKAIIDIVDKAGIVGLGGATFPTKVKLSPPPGMKADLVIINAVECEPYLTNDHALMLEEPDAILAGTRLLMKAAGVERAIIGVEANKQNAIDLLRRRIAELGINGISVTELTVKYPQGGEKQLIEAITGKKVPSGSLPIATGAIVQNVATAYAIYQAVRFGQPLIERVVTVTGPSVQRPGNYRTAIGVSVASLIQQAGGVPADTGKIILGGPMMGKAIVNIDAPTTKGVSGILLLPESMSQRPRIEPCIRCAQCAFACPMGLEPFLLATLSRFGEWEEVEKEKIMNCVECGCCSYSCPSSRPILDFIRLGKQTVGAAIRARQSQKK; from the coding sequence ATGCGTACATTTCATATCGGTGGAGTGCATCCGCCTGAAAACAAACTGACAGAATCAGCAAAAATCATAAACACCGAACTTCCCCGGGAAGTAACTCTGACTTTCGGACAGCACATCGGGGCTCCTGCTAGATGTCTCGTAAAAAAAGGAGATTATGTCGACAGAGGCTCTGTCATCGCCGAAGCCTCCGGATTCGTATCGGCCAACGTACACACTCCGATTTCCGGTACCGTAACCAAAGTCGACCAGATAAAGATGCCTAACGGAATGCCATCTCCATCAGTGACGATTGCCGCATTAGATGATGACCATGAGAAAGACCTCAGGACAATAAGCGACCTCACACCACTGCGCGGCGATGACGAAATAGAGGCTCTCGACCCGAAAGCTATCATTGACATTGTAGACAAAGCAGGAATCGTAGGACTTGGAGGCGCAACATTCCCCACAAAAGTAAAACTGTCTCCCCCTCCGGGAATGAAAGCCGACCTGGTAATCATAAATGCTGTCGAGTGCGAGCCATACCTCACCAATGACCATGCTCTAATGCTCGAAGAACCCGACGCGATACTCGCCGGGACAAGACTCCTGATGAAGGCCGCGGGAGTGGAACGAGCTATAATCGGTGTCGAGGCGAATAAGCAGAACGCTATAGACCTCTTGCGCCGGCGTATTGCCGAACTCGGCATCAATGGCATCTCCGTGACAGAACTGACGGTGAAATATCCCCAGGGCGGCGAGAAACAGCTCATCGAAGCAATAACTGGAAAAAAAGTCCCCTCCGGCTCCCTGCCTATTGCCACCGGCGCGATAGTGCAGAATGTAGCTACTGCCTATGCAATATATCAGGCTGTACGCTTCGGACAGCCTCTGATTGAACGAGTAGTGACCGTTACCGGTCCCTCGGTACAACGTCCCGGTAACTATCGTACAGCCATCGGAGTATCCGTAGCCTCTCTTATCCAACAGGCCGGAGGAGTACCTGCCGACACCGGTAAAATTATCCTCGGAGGCCCTATGATGGGAAAAGCGATTGTCAATATCGACGCACCGACAACCAAAGGAGTGTCAGGCATACTGTTGCTTCCTGAAAGTATGTCGCAACGCCCGCGCATCGAACCATGCATCAGATGTGCACAATGCGCATTCGCATGCCCGATGGGGCTTGAGCCGTTCCTGCTCGCCACACTCTCAAGATTCGGCGAATGGGAAGAAGTCGAAAAAGAGAAGATTATGAACTGTGTCGAATGTGGATGCTGCAGCTACAGCTGCCCCTCGTCACGACCGATTCTCGACTTCATACGATTAGGGAAACAGACCGTAGGCGCCGCTATCCGGGCACGCCAAAGCCAGAAAAAGTAA
- a CDS encoding valine--tRNA ligase: protein MNELAKNYSPAEVEDKWYAYWMEHNLFGSTPDQREPYTIVIPPPNVTGILHMGHMLNNTIQDILTRRARMEGKNALWVPGTDHASIATEAKVVAKLAKEGIKKTDLTREEFLKHAWAWKEKHGGIILEQLKKLGASCDWSRTAFTMDELRSKSVIRVFVDLYRKGLIYRGKRMVNWDPKACTALSDAEVIYREEHSKLYYLRYKIAGEDGYAIVATTRPETIMGDTAMCINPNDPKNQHLRGKRVIVPLVNREIPVIEDDYVDIEFGTGCLKVTPAHDMNDNMLGQKHNLDTIDIFNENGTISEAAGMYVGMDRFDVRRQIAADLQAAGLIEKIEEYENKVGYSERNPDTATEPRLSDQWFVKMSEIAKPAHAAVMDDDIRFIPEKFKNTYNHWMEGIKDWCISRQLWWGHRVPAYYLPDGSYVVAETPEEALEMAISRTGDSSLTIGDIRQDEDCLDTWFSSWLWPITLFNGILDPDNEEFKYYYPTADLVTGPDIIFFWVARMIMAGYEFAGNMPFRNVYFTGIVRDNLGRKMSKQLGNSPDPLELIKQYGADGVRMGMMLSAPAGNDILFDDKLCEQGRNFCNKIWNAFRLIKGWEVSNTAVQPESAAKAIEWFEGKLGETVAEVNDLFSKFRISEALMAVYRLFWDEFSSWYLEMVKPAYGSPIDSATYAATLGYFDSLLRMLHPFMPFITEELWQHLAERHDGESIMYAPMPEAKCTDSTLLSAMERAKSVINGVRGVRASKNLSPRDALSLNVIGEWNPGLDCVISKLANLDAITSVTEKDPAAASFMVDTTEFNVPLRGAIDIEAELERLNKELAHYEGFLASVNKKLSNERFVNNAPAAVVELERRKQSDATDKIAAIKASIAGLAR, encoded by the coding sequence ATGAACGAGTTAGCAAAAAACTACAGTCCTGCGGAAGTAGAAGACAAGTGGTATGCCTACTGGATGGAGCACAATCTGTTTGGCTCCACACCCGACCAGCGCGAGCCTTACACCATTGTAATACCGCCGCCAAATGTAACAGGCATTCTCCATATGGGCCACATGCTCAACAATACCATACAGGATATCCTTACACGCCGTGCGCGTATGGAGGGTAAAAATGCTCTGTGGGTACCCGGCACTGACCACGCATCAATCGCCACAGAGGCTAAAGTTGTAGCTAAACTCGCTAAAGAAGGCATTAAGAAGACCGACCTTACCCGCGAGGAATTTCTCAAACATGCATGGGCATGGAAAGAGAAGCACGGCGGCATAATTCTGGAACAGCTGAAAAAACTCGGTGCATCATGCGACTGGAGCCGCACGGCGTTTACAATGGACGAACTCCGCTCGAAGAGTGTGATTCGTGTATTCGTAGATCTCTACCGCAAGGGACTCATCTACCGCGGAAAGCGTATGGTAAACTGGGACCCAAAAGCATGTACAGCACTGAGTGATGCGGAAGTTATCTACCGCGAAGAGCACAGCAAGCTCTACTATCTGCGCTATAAAATCGCAGGCGAGGACGGATATGCGATTGTGGCCACCACACGTCCCGAGACCATAATGGGAGACACCGCGATGTGCATAAACCCCAATGACCCCAAGAACCAGCATCTCCGCGGCAAACGCGTTATCGTGCCTCTCGTAAACCGCGAGATTCCGGTCATTGAGGACGACTATGTCGACATCGAGTTTGGCACAGGCTGTCTGAAAGTGACTCCGGCCCATGACATGAACGACAATATGCTCGGTCAGAAACACAATCTCGACACAATCGACATATTCAACGAAAACGGCACTATCAGCGAAGCAGCCGGAATGTATGTAGGCATGGACCGGTTTGATGTACGCCGTCAGATTGCAGCCGACCTTCAGGCTGCCGGCCTCATCGAGAAAATCGAGGAATATGAAAACAAGGTGGGATACTCCGAGCGAAATCCTGACACAGCCACCGAACCCCGTCTCTCCGACCAATGGTTTGTCAAGATGAGCGAAATCGCCAAACCGGCCCATGCAGCTGTGATGGACGACGATATCCGATTCATCCCCGAGAAATTCAAAAACACCTATAACCACTGGATGGAAGGCATAAAGGACTGGTGTATCTCACGTCAGCTGTGGTGGGGACACCGTGTGCCCGCATATTATCTGCCCGACGGTTCGTATGTCGTAGCCGAAACTCCTGAAGAAGCCCTTGAAATGGCAATAAGCCGGACCGGCGACTCATCCCTGACTATAGGCGACATACGTCAGGACGAAGACTGCCTCGACACATGGTTCTCATCATGGTTGTGGCCTATCACACTGTTCAACGGCATCCTTGACCCCGACAACGAAGAATTCAAATATTACTATCCCACAGCCGACCTTGTCACCGGTCCCGACATCATCTTCTTCTGGGTAGCACGCATGATTATGGCCGGATACGAGTTTGCAGGCAATATGCCGTTCCGCAACGTATACTTCACCGGTATCGTACGCGACAACCTTGGCCGCAAAATGTCAAAGCAGCTTGGCAACTCACCCGACCCGCTGGAGCTTATCAAGCAATATGGCGCCGACGGTGTACGCATGGGCATGATGTTGTCGGCTCCTGCCGGAAACGACATTCTCTTCGATGACAAACTATGCGAACAAGGTCGTAACTTCTGCAACAAAATCTGGAACGCATTCCGCCTTATAAAGGGCTGGGAGGTGTCGAATACGGCAGTTCAGCCTGAAAGCGCTGCAAAAGCCATTGAGTGGTTTGAGGGTAAACTGGGCGAAACAGTTGCCGAGGTCAACGACCTCTTCTCCAAGTTCCGCATCTCGGAGGCTCTGATGGCTGTATACCGTCTGTTCTGGGACGAATTCTCATCGTGGTATCTCGAAATGGTAAAACCGGCCTACGGCTCACCCATCGACAGCGCCACATATGCCGCCACACTCGGATACTTCGACAGCCTTCTGCGGATGCTCCATCCGTTCATGCCATTCATCACTGAAGAACTGTGGCAGCACCTTGCAGAGCGTCACGACGGAGAATCAATCATGTACGCTCCGATGCCTGAGGCAAAATGCACTGACAGCACTCTGCTCTCGGCTATGGAACGCGCCAAAAGCGTAATAAACGGTGTGCGCGGTGTGCGTGCATCAAAGAACCTCTCGCCGCGCGATGCACTTTCGCTCAACGTAATCGGAGAATGGAATCCTGGACTCGATTGCGTTATCAGCAAGCTCGCCAACCTCGATGCCATCACCTCCGTGACCGAAAAAGACCCGGCAGCCGCATCGTTCATGGTCGACACAACCGAATTCAACGTGCCTCTGCGCGGAGCCATCGATATCGAGGCCGAACTTGAACGCCTCAATAAGGAGCTCGCCCATTATGAAGGATTCCTTGCGTCGGTCAATAAAAAACTGTCAAACGAGCGCTTTGTCAACAATGCTCCCGCCGCTGTAGTCGAACTCGAACGACGCAAACAGAGCGACGCAACCGACAAGATTGCTGCCATCAAGGCATCAATCGCAGGTCTTGCCCGATAA
- a CDS encoding electron transport complex protein RnfA, with protein MLTYLSIIVTAIFVNNIVFAQFLGICPFLGVSKKLSSAVGMGAAVMFVMTLATCVTWLVQHGILEPWGLGYMQTIVFILVIAALVQMLEIIIKKIAPGLYQALGVFLPLITTNCAVLGVAILVIQKGMNLGESIVYAVATAIGFTLALAVFAGIREHLRLVDVPAPMRGIPIALICAGMLAMAFMGFSGITIG; from the coding sequence ATGCTTACATATCTTTCGATAATCGTTACGGCGATATTTGTCAATAATATCGTTTTCGCACAGTTCTTAGGCATATGCCCGTTTCTCGGTGTATCAAAAAAACTGAGTTCTGCCGTAGGCATGGGCGCTGCGGTAATGTTTGTAATGACCCTTGCCACCTGCGTCACCTGGCTCGTCCAGCATGGCATTCTCGAGCCATGGGGCCTCGGCTACATGCAGACGATTGTGTTTATCCTCGTTATCGCGGCCTTGGTACAGATGCTCGAGATAATCATCAAGAAGATTGCCCCCGGACTATATCAGGCACTTGGTGTATTTCTCCCGCTCATCACCACCAACTGTGCCGTACTTGGCGTGGCCATTCTGGTAATACAGAAAGGGATGAATCTCGGCGAATCCATTGTATATGCTGTTGCTACAGCCATCGGCTTCACTCTCGCACTGGCTGTATTCGCCGGCATACGCGAACACCTGCGCCTTGTCGACGTCCCGGCCCCCATGCGCGGGATACCCATCGCACTCATATGTGCAGGCATGCTTGCCATGGCCTTCATGGGATTTTCAGGCATCACCATAGGATAA
- a CDS encoding RnfABCDGE type electron transport complex subunit E, with translation MNKLRIIYNGLIAENPTFVLLLGMCPTLGTTGSAMTGMSMGLATTGVLICSNIAISAIKSLVPDRVRIPAYIVVIATFVTLLQMFMAAYLPELNASLGIFIPLIVVNCILLGRAEAYASKHTVSDSCFDGIGIGLGFTLALTLLGAVREILGVGTVFGLRLFPETFGSLVFVLAPGAFIALGFLIALINYIRNRS, from the coding sequence ATGAATAAGCTACGTATAATATATAATGGTCTCATAGCCGAGAATCCGACTTTCGTATTGCTTCTCGGCATGTGCCCTACCCTCGGCACTACCGGATCGGCAATGACAGGCATGTCGATGGGACTTGCCACAACCGGCGTGCTGATATGCTCCAATATAGCCATCTCTGCAATAAAGTCGCTTGTGCCTGACAGAGTACGCATCCCCGCCTATATCGTAGTGATAGCTACATTTGTGACTCTCCTACAGATGTTCATGGCCGCCTACCTTCCGGAACTCAACGCCTCGCTCGGCATCTTCATCCCGCTTATCGTGGTAAACTGCATACTGCTCGGACGCGCTGAAGCATACGCGTCGAAGCACACGGTATCCGATTCCTGCTTCGACGGAATAGGTATCGGACTCGGCTTTACCCTGGCTCTGACTCTTCTTGGAGCAGTACGCGAGATACTCGGCGTAGGAACTGTGTTCGGACTACGTCTGTTTCCCGAGACATTCGGCTCGCTGGTATTTGTCCTCGCACCCGGCGCTTTCATTGCCCTCGGATTCCTTATCGCATTGATCAACTACATTAGAAACCGCTCCTGA
- a CDS encoding response regulator transcription factor, which produces MKPLNILIVTSSQIIAGGLHATLQRMRTLSTGDICTIEPDKVADYIEKNPARLLLIDPIGINRADLDSLRKSLPQATLVAICSCLLPKEYTKSYDYTLSIYDNPSSLADIIGRMNTDAANNEDTKSLSQREKEVVVGIVKGLSNKEIAAEMNVSVNTVMTHRRNITAKLQIHSAAGLTIYAIVSKLVRLDEISTHLPV; this is translated from the coding sequence ATGAAACCCCTGAACATCCTCATCGTCACCTCTTCGCAGATAATCGCAGGAGGGTTGCATGCGACACTACAGCGTATGCGTACTCTCTCTACAGGCGACATCTGCACCATCGAACCGGATAAAGTCGCCGACTACATAGAAAAAAATCCCGCACGACTGCTTCTTATTGACCCCATTGGCATAAACCGGGCCGACCTCGACAGTCTGCGTAAATCTCTGCCACAAGCTACTCTCGTGGCAATCTGTTCGTGCCTGCTCCCAAAAGAATACACCAAAAGCTACGACTATACCCTATCCATTTATGACAATCCATCGTCATTGGCCGACATCATCGGCCGCATGAACACTGATGCTGCCAATAATGAAGATACTAAAAGTCTAAGCCAACGCGAGAAGGAAGTTGTGGTAGGCATCGTGAAAGGCCTTAGCAACAAAGAAATCGCTGCCGAAATGAATGTCTCGGTCAACACAGTGATGACCCACCGGCGCAACATAACCGCCAAATTGCAGATTCACTCTGCCGCAGGACTTACCATCTATGCGATTGTAAGCAAACTCGTGCGCCTCGACGAAATCAGCACACATCTGCCTGTATAA
- a CDS encoding hemerythrin domain-containing protein has product MSIKNAKTFNGSETVIELIRHDYNILPILSRFNIPLGFESKRIDCVCRENDIDPQAFLFIVNFILNGTIDSDLLPAISPIAIVEFLQNSHDYFLKYKFPHIRQNLTSALEETHNDINPAIIAFFDSYLEEVKKHFAYEEKKVFPYIRALVSGEPTSYNINVFKKHHDEVGEKLTELKNIILQFYTTSQPNKMYDVLVDLYNAEEDLESHSEIENHILIPLIAQKEITRDNTMQ; this is encoded by the coding sequence ATGTCAATCAAGAACGCAAAAACATTCAACGGCTCAGAGACTGTAATCGAACTTATCCGCCATGATTACAACATACTGCCGATACTGAGCCGTTTCAATATACCTCTGGGATTCGAAAGCAAACGTATCGACTGCGTATGCAGAGAAAACGATATCGACCCGCAGGCTTTTCTGTTTATCGTCAATTTTATCCTTAACGGAACTATCGATTCAGACCTCCTGCCGGCAATCTCACCAATCGCTATTGTGGAGTTTCTGCAAAACAGCCACGACTACTTCCTGAAATACAAGTTCCCGCATATACGCCAGAATCTCACATCGGCGCTTGAGGAGACACACAATGACATAAATCCCGCCATCATCGCCTTCTTTGATTCATATCTGGAAGAGGTGAAAAAGCACTTTGCCTACGAAGAGAAAAAAGTATTCCCCTACATACGCGCGCTTGTAAGCGGGGAGCCTACAAGCTACAACATAAACGTATTCAAAAAACATCACGACGAAGTCGGCGAAAAGCTCACGGAGCTGAAAAACATCATACTCCAATTCTATACCACAAGCCAGCCCAACAAGATGTATGACGTGCTCGTCGACCTCTACAACGCCGAGGAAGATCTTGAGAGCCATTCGGAAATCGAGAATCACATACTCATACCTCTTATTGCCCAGAAAGAGATTACACGCGACAACACCATGCAATGA
- a CDS encoding RnfABCDGE type electron transport complex subunit D: protein MNQLLTISASPHLHTKRTVASCMWHVVVALLPALAASLYFFGLGAAIVVLTAVAGCVAFEYIINRWMFGRPSTILNGSAVLTGLLLAFNLPSNLPIWIVLIGCLVAIGIGKMSFGGLGCNIWNPALVGRVFLLISFPVQMTSWPLPLVNRWAYADATTGATTLGILKMGGDPSSIDLWQSATGAIGGSLGEVSAIALVIGVVYLLAMRVITWHIPVAIIGSVALFTLCIGGNIGIELLSGGLLLGAFFMATDYVTSPMSRKGMLVYGIMIGIITIVIRRWGAYPEGMSFAILLMNSFVPLINRYIKPRKFGERRVKK, encoded by the coding sequence ATGAACCAATTATTAACCATATCGGCATCGCCCCACCTGCACACAAAGCGGACAGTAGCGTCATGCATGTGGCATGTAGTCGTGGCCCTTCTCCCCGCACTTGCCGCCTCTCTCTACTTCTTCGGTTTAGGAGCCGCGATTGTAGTGCTTACAGCAGTAGCCGGGTGTGTCGCTTTCGAATATATAATAAACCGCTGGATGTTCGGGCGCCCATCCACCATATTGAATGGCAGCGCAGTGCTTACCGGACTTCTTCTCGCCTTCAACCTACCCTCCAATCTGCCCATATGGATTGTACTTATCGGCTGCCTCGTCGCAATCGGTATCGGCAAGATGTCGTTTGGCGGACTTGGCTGCAACATATGGAATCCGGCACTGGTAGGACGAGTGTTCCTGCTTATTTCCTTCCCGGTGCAGATGACCTCATGGCCACTGCCTCTTGTCAACCGATGGGCATATGCCGACGCAACGACAGGAGCCACTACTCTGGGGATACTCAAAATGGGAGGAGACCCCTCGTCGATAGATTTATGGCAAAGCGCTACAGGCGCAATAGGTGGCTCGCTTGGCGAGGTAAGCGCAATCGCGCTGGTAATCGGCGTAGTCTACCTTCTGGCAATGCGCGTCATCACTTGGCACATACCGGTAGCCATTATAGGCTCCGTAGCGTTGTTCACCCTCTGCATAGGAGGTAATATCGGTATAGAATTACTGTCTGGAGGCCTTCTGCTCGGCGCCTTCTTCATGGCCACCGACTATGTGACTTCGCCTATGTCGCGCAAAGGGATGCTTGTCTACGGCATAATGATTGGTATAATCACAATCGTTATACGACGCTGGGGAGCATATCCAGAGGGTATGTCATTCGCAATACTGCTCATGAACAGCTTTGTACCGCTCATCAACCGCTATATCAAGCCCCGCAAATTCGGAGAAAGGAGGGTAAAGAAATGA